A window of Brachybacterium fresconis contains these coding sequences:
- the folK gene encoding 2-amino-4-hydroxy-6-hydroxymethyldihydropteridine diphosphokinase — MTADGPMTADGRPGPARPGPEHGRLDRIEVTGIRAWGHHGVLAAEKELGQQFVVDVTLHLWTAPAGRTDALSRTVDYAEVAAAVAEEIGGGPHDLVETLAESIATRILTGTGHPLVRRVGVRVHKPAAPVGRPVGDVAITIERDAAPIPAVLALGTNLGDRESHLVGALELLADTDGIEIAWTGPVLETAPVGGPDGQGTYLNSALGVLTTLGPFELLEAAHRAERAARRERLMRWGPRTLDVDVITYGELRSDDEELTLPHPRAHQRAFVLGPWHAARPSAELPGHGPVAALLAAAADRDGLVPGPALTGFDRS; from the coding sequence ATGACCGCCGACGGACCGATGACCGCCGACGGACGGCCCGGCCCCGCCCGCCCCGGGCCCGAGCACGGGCGGCTCGACCGCATCGAGGTCACCGGGATCCGGGCCTGGGGACACCACGGCGTGCTCGCCGCGGAGAAGGAGCTCGGCCAGCAGTTCGTCGTCGACGTGACTCTGCATCTCTGGACCGCCCCGGCCGGACGCACCGATGCCCTCTCACGCACCGTCGACTACGCCGAGGTCGCCGCCGCGGTGGCCGAGGAGATCGGCGGCGGCCCCCACGATCTGGTGGAGACCCTCGCCGAGTCGATCGCGACGCGGATCCTCACCGGCACCGGCCACCCGCTGGTGCGCCGCGTCGGGGTGCGCGTGCACAAGCCCGCGGCCCCCGTCGGACGCCCCGTCGGGGACGTCGCGATCACCATCGAGCGGGACGCCGCGCCGATTCCGGCCGTGCTCGCCCTCGGCACCAATCTCGGGGACCGCGAGTCGCACCTGGTCGGTGCCCTCGAGCTGCTCGCGGACACCGACGGCATCGAGATCGCATGGACCGGGCCCGTGCTGGAGACCGCCCCCGTGGGCGGCCCCGACGGGCAGGGCACCTATCTCAACTCGGCGCTCGGCGTCCTCACCACGCTGGGGCCCTTCGAGCTGCTCGAGGCCGCCCACCGCGCCGAACGCGCCGCTCGTCGCGAGCGCCTGATGCGCTGGGGGCCGCGCACCCTGGACGTCGACGTCATCACCTACGGCGAGCTCCGCAGCGACGACGAGGAGCTGACGCTCCCGCACCCGCGCGCGCACCAGCGCGCCTTCGTCCTCGGGCCCTGGCATGCTGCCCGACCGAGCGCGGAGCTGCCGGGCCACGGCCCCGTGGCCGCTCTGCTCGCGGCCGCCGCGGACCGCGATGGTCTGGTCCCCGGCCCTGCCCTGACGGGGTTCGACCGCTCGTGA
- the folP gene encoding dihydropteroate synthase, with the protein MSTAAPRPRPDGLPERLRGDDTLVMGVLNVTPDSFSDGGEHFATSDAIAHGRLLTAQGAAIVDVGGESTRPGAPRVDEDEELRRILPVIDALAAEDIVVSVDTMRSSVAAASVAAGALIVNDVSAGRADVDMGAEAARLRTRSGTPPVFIAMHWRGHSDVMNELAVYDDAPREAATELEDRLTALREAGVEDRFLVADPGLGFSKTGEQNWDVLADWAGIASHQLPILIGASRKRFVSSLGVDRDAATAAISAYSAEHGAWAVRVHEVPSSLAAVRVGDRLRRSLRR; encoded by the coding sequence GTGAGCACCGCGGCGCCGCGCCCCCGTCCGGACGGACTCCCCGAGCGACTCCGGGGGGACGACACCCTGGTGATGGGCGTCCTGAACGTCACCCCCGACTCGTTCTCCGACGGCGGGGAGCACTTCGCGACGTCCGACGCGATCGCGCACGGCCGCCTGCTGACCGCCCAGGGGGCGGCGATCGTCGACGTCGGGGGCGAGTCCACCCGCCCGGGGGCGCCCCGGGTCGACGAGGACGAGGAGCTGCGCCGGATCCTGCCCGTGATCGATGCCCTGGCGGCCGAGGACATCGTGGTCAGCGTCGACACCATGCGCTCGTCCGTCGCGGCCGCGAGCGTGGCCGCCGGCGCCCTCATCGTCAACGACGTCTCCGCCGGACGTGCCGACGTGGACATGGGCGCCGAGGCGGCCCGCCTGCGCACGCGCTCCGGCACCCCGCCCGTGTTCATCGCCATGCACTGGCGCGGGCACAGCGACGTCATGAACGAGCTGGCGGTCTACGACGATGCGCCGCGCGAGGCCGCCACCGAGCTCGAGGACCGTCTGACCGCCCTGCGCGAGGCCGGGGTGGAGGACCGCTTCCTGGTGGCCGATCCCGGCCTCGGGTTCTCCAAGACCGGCGAGCAGAACTGGGACGTGCTGGCCGACTGGGCAGGGATCGCCTCCCACCAGCTGCCGATCCTCATCGGTGCCTCCCGCAAACGCTTCGTCAGCTCCCTGGGCGTCGACCGCGACGCCGCCACCGCCGCCATCAGCGCCTACAGCGCCGAGCACGGCGCCTGGGCCGTCCGGGTCCACGAGGTCCCCTCCTCGCTCGCCGCCGTGCGCGTCGGGGACCGTCTGCGTCGGAGCCTGCGCCGATGA